From Haemorhous mexicanus isolate bHaeMex1 chromosome 2, bHaeMex1.pri, whole genome shotgun sequence, the proteins below share one genomic window:
- the U2AF1 gene encoding splicing factor U2AF 35 kDa subunit isoform X5 — protein sequence MAEYLASIFGTEKDKVNCSFYFKIGACRHGDRCSRLHNKPTFSQTIALLNIYRNPQNSSQSADGLRCAVSDVEMQEHYDEFFEEVFTEMEEKYGEVEEMNVCDNLGDHLVGNVYVKFRREEDAEKAVIDLNNRWFNGQPIHAELSPVTDFREACCRQYEMGECTRGGFCNFMHLKPISRELRRELYGRRRKKHRSRSRSRERRSRSRDRGRGGGGGGGGRERDRRRSRDRERSGRF from the exons AGTCAACTgctcattttatttcaaaattggAGCTTGTCGCCATGGAGACAGATGTTCTCGGTTGCACAACAAACCAACATTTAGCCAG ACCATTGCCCTCTTGAACATTTACCGTAACCCTCAAAACTCTTCCCAGTCTGCTGACGGTTTGCGCT GTGCTGTGAGCGATGTTGAGATGCAGGAACATTATGATGAGTTCTTTGAG GAGGTCTTCACAGAAATGGAGGAGAAATACGGCGAAGTTGAGGAGATGAACGTTTGTGATAACCTTGGAGATCATCTAGTTGGAAATGTATACGTAAAG TTCCGCCGTGAAGAAGATGCAGAGAAGGCTGTGATCGACCTGAACAATCGCTGGTTTAACGGGCAGCCCATCCATGCCGAGCTCTCACCTGTGACTGACTTCAGAGAGGCCTGCTGCCGTCAATATGAGATGGG AGAGTGTACACGAGGAGGTTTCTGCAACTTTATGCATTTGAAGCCCATTTCTCGAGAGTTAAGGCGCGAGTTGTATGGGCGTCGTCGTAAAAA GCATCGATCCAGGTCGAGGTCCCGTGAGCGCCGGTCTAGATCCAGAGATCGCGGCCGTGGGggcggaggaggcggcggcggccgcgaGCGTGACAGGAGGCGGTCAAGGGATCGCGAACGATCCGGTCGATTCTGA
- the U2AF1 gene encoding splicing factor U2AF 35 kDa subunit isoform X7 — MQEHYDEFFEEVFTEMEEKYGEVEEMNVCDNLGDHLVGNVYVKFRREEDAEKAVIDLNNRWFNGQPIHAELSPVTDFREACCRQYEMGECTRGGFCNFMHLKPISRELRRELYGRRRKKHRSRSRSRERRSRSRDRGRGGGGGGGGRERDRRRSRDRERSGRF, encoded by the exons ATGCAGGAACATTATGATGAGTTCTTTGAG GAGGTCTTCACAGAAATGGAGGAGAAATACGGCGAAGTTGAGGAGATGAACGTTTGTGATAACCTTGGAGATCATCTAGTTGGAAATGTATACGTAAAG TTCCGCCGTGAAGAAGATGCAGAGAAGGCTGTGATCGACCTGAACAATCGCTGGTTTAACGGGCAGCCCATCCATGCCGAGCTCTCACCTGTGACTGACTTCAGAGAGGCCTGCTGCCGTCAATATGAGATGGG AGAGTGTACACGAGGAGGTTTCTGCAACTTTATGCATTTGAAGCCCATTTCTCGAGAGTTAAGGCGCGAGTTGTATGGGCGTCGTCGTAAAAA GCATCGATCCAGGTCGAGGTCCCGTGAGCGCCGGTCTAGATCCAGAGATCGCGGCCGTGGGggcggaggaggcggcggcggccgcgaGCGTGACAGGAGGCGGTCAAGGGATCGCGAACGATCCGGTCGATTCTGA
- the U2AF1 gene encoding splicing factor U2AF 35 kDa subunit isoform X4, producing the protein METDVLGCTTNQHLARKRCCCKLACSRDQPVLTFRQLDFKKNGTNTILIQNIYRNPQNSAQTADGSHCAVSDVEMQEHYDEFFEEVFTEMEEKYGEVEEMNVCDNLGDHLVGNVYVKFRREEDAEKAVIDLNNRWFNGQPIHAELSPVTDFREACCRQYEMGECTRGGFCNFMHLKPISRELRRELYGRRRKKHRSRSRSRERRSRSRDRGRGGGGGGGGRERDRRRSRDRERSGRF; encoded by the exons ATGGAGACAGATGTTCTCGGTTGCACAACAAACCAACATTTAGCCAG GAAGCGATGCTGTTGTAAGCTTGCCTGTAGTAGAGACCAACCAGTGCTAACTTTCAG aCAACTTGATTTTAAGAAGAACGGTACAAAT ACCATCTTGATTCAAAACATCTATCGTAACCCCCAAAACAGTGCACAGACGGCTGACGGCTCACACT GTGCTGTGAGCGATGTTGAGATGCAGGAACATTATGATGAGTTCTTTGAG GAGGTCTTCACAGAAATGGAGGAGAAATACGGCGAAGTTGAGGAGATGAACGTTTGTGATAACCTTGGAGATCATCTAGTTGGAAATGTATACGTAAAG TTCCGCCGTGAAGAAGATGCAGAGAAGGCTGTGATCGACCTGAACAATCGCTGGTTTAACGGGCAGCCCATCCATGCCGAGCTCTCACCTGTGACTGACTTCAGAGAGGCCTGCTGCCGTCAATATGAGATGGG AGAGTGTACACGAGGAGGTTTCTGCAACTTTATGCATTTGAAGCCCATTTCTCGAGAGTTAAGGCGCGAGTTGTATGGGCGTCGTCGTAAAAA GCATCGATCCAGGTCGAGGTCCCGTGAGCGCCGGTCTAGATCCAGAGATCGCGGCCGTGGGggcggaggaggcggcggcggccgcgaGCGTGACAGGAGGCGGTCAAGGGATCGCGAACGATCCGGTCGATTCTGA
- the U2AF1 gene encoding splicing factor U2AF 35 kDa subunit isoform X3, whose product MVSVPVCNYLIHFFLAESTAHFISKLELVAMETDVLGCTTNQHLARKRCCCKLACSRDQPVLTFRQLDFKKNGTNTILIQNIYRNPQNSAQTADGSHCAVSDVEMQEHYDEFFEEVFTEMEEKYGEVEEMNVCDNLGDHLVGNVYVKFRREEDAEKAVIDLNNRWFNGQPIHAELSPVTDFREACCRQYEMGECTRGGFCNFMHLKPISRELRRELYGRRRKKHRSRSRSRERRSRSRDRGRGGGGGGGGRERDRRRSRDRERSGRF is encoded by the exons ATGGTTTCTGTGCCAGTGTGTAACTACCTTATTCACTTTTTTCTTGCAGAGTCAACTgctcattttatttcaaaattggAGCTTGTCGCCATGGAGACAGATGTTCTCGGTTGCACAACAAACCAACATTTAGCCAG GAAGCGATGCTGTTGTAAGCTTGCCTGTAGTAGAGACCAACCAGTGCTAACTTTCAG aCAACTTGATTTTAAGAAGAACGGTACAAAT ACCATCTTGATTCAAAACATCTATCGTAACCCCCAAAACAGTGCACAGACGGCTGACGGCTCACACT GTGCTGTGAGCGATGTTGAGATGCAGGAACATTATGATGAGTTCTTTGAG GAGGTCTTCACAGAAATGGAGGAGAAATACGGCGAAGTTGAGGAGATGAACGTTTGTGATAACCTTGGAGATCATCTAGTTGGAAATGTATACGTAAAG TTCCGCCGTGAAGAAGATGCAGAGAAGGCTGTGATCGACCTGAACAATCGCTGGTTTAACGGGCAGCCCATCCATGCCGAGCTCTCACCTGTGACTGACTTCAGAGAGGCCTGCTGCCGTCAATATGAGATGGG AGAGTGTACACGAGGAGGTTTCTGCAACTTTATGCATTTGAAGCCCATTTCTCGAGAGTTAAGGCGCGAGTTGTATGGGCGTCGTCGTAAAAA GCATCGATCCAGGTCGAGGTCCCGTGAGCGCCGGTCTAGATCCAGAGATCGCGGCCGTGGGggcggaggaggcggcggcggccgcgaGCGTGACAGGAGGCGGTCAAGGGATCGCGAACGATCCGGTCGATTCTGA
- the U2AF1 gene encoding splicing factor U2AF 35 kDa subunit isoform X6 → MAEYLASIFGTEKDKVNCSFYFKIGACRHGDRCSRLHNKPTFSQTILIQNIYRNPQNSAQTADGSHCAVSDVEMQEHYDEFFEEVFTEMEEKYGEVEEMNVCDNLGDHLVGNVYVKFRREEDAEKAVIDLNNRWFNGQPIHAELSPVTDFREACCRQYEMGECTRGGFCNFMHLKPISRELRRELYGRRRKKHRSRSRSRERRSRSRDRGRGGGGGGGGRERDRRRSRDRERSGRF, encoded by the exons AGTCAACTgctcattttatttcaaaattggAGCTTGTCGCCATGGAGACAGATGTTCTCGGTTGCACAACAAACCAACATTTAGCCAG ACCATCTTGATTCAAAACATCTATCGTAACCCCCAAAACAGTGCACAGACGGCTGACGGCTCACACT GTGCTGTGAGCGATGTTGAGATGCAGGAACATTATGATGAGTTCTTTGAG GAGGTCTTCACAGAAATGGAGGAGAAATACGGCGAAGTTGAGGAGATGAACGTTTGTGATAACCTTGGAGATCATCTAGTTGGAAATGTATACGTAAAG TTCCGCCGTGAAGAAGATGCAGAGAAGGCTGTGATCGACCTGAACAATCGCTGGTTTAACGGGCAGCCCATCCATGCCGAGCTCTCACCTGTGACTGACTTCAGAGAGGCCTGCTGCCGTCAATATGAGATGGG AGAGTGTACACGAGGAGGTTTCTGCAACTTTATGCATTTGAAGCCCATTTCTCGAGAGTTAAGGCGCGAGTTGTATGGGCGTCGTCGTAAAAA GCATCGATCCAGGTCGAGGTCCCGTGAGCGCCGGTCTAGATCCAGAGATCGCGGCCGTGGGggcggaggaggcggcggcggccgcgaGCGTGACAGGAGGCGGTCAAGGGATCGCGAACGATCCGGTCGATTCTGA